In Lactuca sativa cultivar Salinas chromosome 5, Lsat_Salinas_v11, whole genome shotgun sequence, the DNA window ACAAACAAAATTAActtattagtttttgtttttattaccGTTTATGTTTATCGAAAgaaacataacatatatatatatatatatatatatatatatatatatatatatatatatatatatatatatatatatatatatatatatatatatatatatataaatttcataatTATTTGTCCTCTTTAAATAGATATCCTTAAcgatatataaataattatttttttaaattttcagcTCAGGTTCACATGAAAATTTGAATTGTAACTATTCTTTAGAAGATTATTCATGTGTGGATGGTTAttgtatatattaatttttaacAATTACTGATTATTCATAGATTATTCGTTAGCATATAACTTTCTAAAGGTTAATACTCAATAATCTTTACACCGACTCCAAAAAGAGCCCTTGTGGAGAAAAAATATATCCAACATATATAAAGTCATATGACAATGTTACACTGATGTAAGATACGCTAATAGGATCCGATTCCTATATCTTGCTCAACGTATGGCAGCAAAAATGAAAAATGGCAAAATTGAACATAGGGAATTGTACTTGAGGATACGGATGTTacgaatctcccccacttgaatcagacttcatcctcgaagtccgctgctacaaataactctgggtaatgctcttTGATGTGCACAAAGTATACCTACAAATTTtacatttataacctaacaaaacttaactaactatgcacttataggcactGTACCTAGTCGGATTATATAATAGTAAAGTAAGTCaagtgtcgatcacagggaatgatatttaattaataaaataattattaaaatttaaacTAAGAAAAACTACTAAATGGGGGTTTTATTTGATTTTACAAGTTCataaaaacttaaatttaaataccTAATTAATGACTAGAAAGACAATTTAAAACCAAGAACAATAgatactttcgtttagcttcgaaTCTTTCatgtttcctatggttgatttcaagattATGGTTTAATTCCATTAGTTACCAAATAaaagttactagtcatcatgattAGACTAACTAGCATAAGTCAATTCAATAACTTTAACCCCGATAATTATGCAGTTAAGGACACCAAATTGATTTTAAAGATAATTTGGACtctaaatgataaaaatctatatACTACTATTCTGTTATCAAATTTAGTAATCAAACAAATATTATGATCAAAGATTGCTCTCTAACACAATTAAGCAACTAACTTCTTACCTATACTAGGATATGGTTAATCTCTATCTCTAGCAATTTGATGGTCATAAACAATTAGGCAAACTAAGTTCAAGCAATTAACTGTAGTTTAACTACACAATCTTGACGTAAGGGaataaagatagaaactttaacaaGCTAGGTTTAGATCTATCAAAAAATACTTACAGAAAAACTAACATCATAGATCCATCACTTATGAAATCAACACATAGTATTTAGGCGTTCATCTAATCTAAACAAAAGCAACGGTTATTAGCCCATAATCATATCTAGAAAACACATAAACAAAAGGATAACTAGGCTAAACATGATTAAACAAGGAAAACTGAATGGATATGTGTGAATCCTTGCTCCAATCTCTTTATCCCTTGTTCTCTAATCGATTTGAACCTTCCAATGGTTCTTGGAAGGGTTTTTCTTCGTCAATTATCGTAGTCCTTAGGCCTCTAACCTCTCAATATGACCTAATGATCAAAATATATATACTTGCCAAATTATTGTTGACATGATGTGCGGATAGGTGCCACGCTGTGGGCATCTTTTAAATCCCGTATATGGCAAGTAACCGGAAGCTTCTATGGCAGGAAAGGTGGCCACGTCGTGACCTTTAGATTGCCATGTTGTGGTGGTAGGATTTCTTGTCTCACACGAACTCGTAGACCAACACAAATAATTTTAAACTACCCGTCATGGTAATTCCTTTCCCATGATGTAGGAACTAGAATTCACTTTTTCGCACGAACACAAAACTCGTCCGGAAATATATCTAGTTTCCGGAACATGTTGATTCTTCTTAATCGGAGTTATaaatcatgagatatggccaaaattatgacgaggggtcaagctgtctagCAACATCTTGTTTGTGTCTTTTTCAACTCCTTATCCTCCAAGTATCGAACTTTTTTCGGTATCAGTCCTTTTCTTCAAAAATGTCCATTTTTTGCTGCAAAACAcaaattaaaaattataagtaCCAAATATATTTGCAATTAACCAAATTTTATCTTAAACTGTATAAAAATAATGCATagaaatgtgtataaatatggcacTATCACTCTTTCATCAcctcctcgggctcccatgtccactctgaacccttccagtgttgccattgtacctttaccaaactCACCACCTTATTAcgcaaggtctttgtcttcctatCCAGGATTGCAATCGGTTTCTCCAGATAGTTCAGACGCTGATAAATGTGAATATCATCCAAGGGAACCATTGCAGAGTCATCAACCAAACACTACCACAACTGAGAGGCATGGAATGTGTTGCAGAGTCAGGAAGATCCAACCGGTACGCAaccttgcccacctgggcaaAAATCATGaagggaccaatataccggggcccaaCTCACCCCGCATCCAGaactggatgacacctttccaaagtGATACCCTTATAAGAACATAATATCCAACTTGGAACTCGAGGTATGAGCGTCTCCAATCGGAATAACTCTTCTGGAGACTATCTGTTGTCTGCAACCGATCTATCACCTTCTATGTCATCTTGGTGGTCTTGAGTACAACTTCAGTACTCCATAGAACCCGATTCCCAACCTCACCTCaaaaaaccaaggcccaacatttcctcccataaagcatctcgatGCTAACTGTTGTTGTAACAGAACTCGACCACtggaaggtaagtatccaagATCCCACCAAAATCTAACACAAAAGCCTTGAGCACATCCTAAATTGGTCTGGATAGTCTGTTTACCCTGTTCGTCAGTATGCAGGTGATATGTGGTGCTAAAGAGTAAttaagtacccaactcctcatgaaacttcttctagaatctggaagtgaaacaaaCATCACGGTTTGAAACCACCGAAACCGAAACCCCGTGTCGAACAACAACCTCTCGGATATAGACATCGGCCAACTTTTTGGTGGAAATAATCTCAATGATAGGGAttaaatgagcactcttggtcaatctatcaacaatgGACCATATAGAATCAACCCCAAGTgccttccttgacaacttcgtgattaaatccatagtgatttacTCCCGTTTCCACATGGTAATGGGTAATGACTACATATTGACGTGGACTCTAACATTCAACCTTGACTTTCCAGCAAGTTAAGCACCGCTCCACAATCCATGCTATCTCCCACTTCACACAGGGCCACCAGTAGATCAATCTCAAGTCTTTATACATCTTCATGGATCCTGGACGTACCGAAAATTTCAACTTATAAGCTTCCTCCAGTAACGGCTGCCTAACTCCACGAGCAACCAGTACCCAAACATTGTCGCACCGGGTCAGTAATCCATGACTATTCCTAAAAAAAATCGAAATCTTGTCCATGATACTCTCTTCCTTCCAGTATTCCCTCTTCAACCCTTCCACTTGAGATTTCTTGATCAAattcaacaatggtgaaataaTCATCACCCTCAAACACAGATCCATGATGGGTGTACTTGTTGTCTTGTGAATCAAGGCATCGGCCACAACATTGTCCTTCCCAGGGTGGTAAAAAATCTCGTAGacatagtccttcaccacattCAACCACCTACATTACCTCAGATTCAATTTCAattgatccatcagatacctcaaactcttaagGGAAAAAACCACaacccctaactccaaatcatgtgtagggCAATtcatctcgtgaggcttcaattgcCTAAAAGCGTATGCAATCACATGACCCCGCTACATAAGTACTACTCCAAATCCTAAAATCGATACATCGTAATtaaccataaaatcatccatAACCTCAGGAAGATCCGAAATCGGAGCCTCATACTACCTCTGCTTCAAAGTCTCGAAGGCAACCTATTAATCAGGTCCCCACCGAAAAGTAATGTTCTTCTTCGTCAAGCCGGTCAACGGtaaccttggagaaatcctgaataaaccttcAATAATAACCCGTTAGACCAATAAAAAACTTTGGATCTTGGATGGTGTCTtcataactgatgggttttggccataagaacatcctatgtgctcatacaaaccctaatgcaggatctaggtttctctattgtacatgcaagttatccaagactataaacactagatctagaatatgataaccaatataacatataagtagggtttagatcataccttgattgttatgtagcaataacaatcccaattcctccttgtattgactttagaaagcttagagtcacaaatatcactcctctaatggttcacaaacaccaagagcaagaggatgaggaggagagaggatggaggctgcccaaaaacgtgtgaaaccctagaaggatgcttagccacgtttttgggtcataagggtcatatatataggaggctattagggttatctaacaaggagaccctaatttggatgcttaatccctaagcaacccatggacccttttccttaaggccttggacgatttcctcatgggttttccatagaattcgtccacttctTAATATAAgccaatccatagcccaaattgcaatattgactaatattaattaaacaatatgatttctcctttagtatattattcccataacatattaataaatcatatttaatcctttctctccataattcatcctatcaagttgctttggtgaaggcaacccaaaaggaccatgcaccatcgggtcaagtacataccaaaatagttatggacttagacactaatccaacagtctcccacttggataagtctaataactattatgcgtatgacttcagatcctgatctgcaatcgtagctttccaaagccgctgtcaactctgatcttatcagatacacgtgtcctttagataagggatcatatattcctccattctagatatcgtataagacatgatttcaaatcattctctttgtactatttctcgaattccgatttatgatgactgactaattgaacaaatcaaattagccctagcccggccaagcatttacgtttgtcatcactaaatcatcgaggggcccaaagatatcgttttttatcctactttggataaaaggaacggataaactttgattcaatgctcacttgcactcactcaccgaatcacacacaacaatatgttttataacaccaaattactggtgcgtttacatattatcaatgtgcaaccgatttgcaagatacagctcacacatctcggtttcaagaatataagatgttatcgtctcaccaatcactcgtgacacaatccatggagtgatccaagtgagcgtgggtttaatccaatgctcaaattcatattcataagcactcatgaacgttgcagcaaacatttgcttatgtctaatactcttttagacattccacacaccaattcatgacagtcttcattcatacctacttccaacatatgaacgactgtggcccgttcgaataatttgactgttcttaaccaattaaattattcaggaagtcaaaacatgcaaagtgaaacacaagaataatactaatcccatatggcctcaaacctttgagcataaataaaacaccttttatttatcaccatatcgattactcattatttgtcgtttcgggtaatcaacttcttacttgaattaatacacttgtcccatgctcctagcatgcacacaatgtttatatatggttcttactttgtgaaatagatcaaattgaacacatttccaatcattctcatttcacaactcctaatccctttccataagtaaaagaatatcaaattctttccacttatagaatatattagattctaacattttatgcaatgatcctttcgtaatgtcactgcaccaaagtcacaaagactattgccaatgatattacaaagtcctctattggagattttTACAAtataattccttagatatgatgtctctcactcaaagaacattcctttgaacatccttttgcataaaagtttctaatcgaGTCATAggatttcaatattcaattcccaatatggacacgtttccatatttttccatatggcaactcattcttaatagaatcttatttattcataataatgtcaatatggtccatccaatatggaaacatttccatattttccaatactatacttccaactactcacaagcgaccaatcctcggcaaaCCTTGGATTGTcccttgatagttgtttaattatcttagtcaaaaccaattcttgtccttttccctttaATTGCTCtagtcatttggaaaattttagaatggtcaaatattaaagcatttgcaattgatcctttacccgaagcgtatgggacacgatgcataatgtcttacataaagatttgatactttatcaatcttctgccataatgttttatttgctatgttctcaaaattcgaattgtgaagaggaatgtcgtaatcataatcgaaattttaagaacacactatgtacctttgactaaattttatcaacattccacaacctaaccctttagatttgaaatgaagcataatattctctcccttaattatagcaaaacaactattcaacccttacaactttgcaaagtatgaatcttgttttctataattaatattgctaccgtgcaatacttgccttaataatcatacaatcataacatttatgctcccactatcatgatgattattataaacataacacttatgctcccactagctttgacatgtattcataaacagcttaactttcagaaaaacaatacttattgaatttcttaagttcat includes these proteins:
- the LOC111921086 gene encoding uncharacterized protein LOC111921086 — its product is MNCPTHDLELGVVVFSLKSLRWLNVVKDYVYEIFYHPGKDNVVADALIHKTTSTPIMDLCLRVMIISPLLNLIKKSQVEGLKREYWKEESIMDKISIFFRNSHGLLTRCDNVWVLVARGVRQPLLEEAYKLKFSQKMDIFEEKD